A stretch of Gossypium hirsutum isolate 1008001.06 chromosome A06, Gossypium_hirsutum_v2.1, whole genome shotgun sequence DNA encodes these proteins:
- the LOC107962168 gene encoding LOW QUALITY PROTEIN: very-long-chain aldehyde decarbonylase GL1-9 (The sequence of the model RefSeq protein was modified relative to this genomic sequence to represent the inferred CDS: inserted 2 bases in 2 codons) encodes MVFWEGYVSDEAMGTXCPVVVYWLYAGXYQLLPHLDKYRLHTRKEEEEKNAVPFVSVVRGVLFQQFVQATVAKLLFLLTSTADASGTTIQPSVPVQLAQFIVAMLVMDTWQYFVHRFMHQNKFLYRHVHSQHHRLVVPYAIGALYNHPLEGLLLDTFGGAISFLVSGMTARTAVIFFCFAVIKTVDDHCGLWLPGNIFHIFFWNNSAYHDIHHQLQGTKYNYSQPFFANWDKLLGTHMAYDLLKRPEGGFEVRLKKD; translated from the exons ATGGTGTTTTGGGAAGGATATGTGAGTGATGAAGCAATGGGGA GTTGCCCGGTTGTTGTATATTGGTTGTATGCTG TTTATCAACTCTTACCACATTTGGATAAGTACCGTTTACATACTAGAAAAGAGGAGGAAGAGAAGAATGCCGTGCCTTTCGTTTCAGTTGTTAGGGGTGTTCTATTTCAACAGTTTGTTCAAGCAACTGTTGCTAAATTGCTCTTTCTG TTGACATCAACAGCAGATGCATCTGGGACCACAATCCAGCCTTCAGTTCCTGTTCAACTTGCGCAATTTATTGTTGCAATGCTTGTCATGGATACATGGCAGTACTTTGTTCACCGTTTCATGCATCAAAACAAATTTTTGTACCGTCATGTCCACTCCCAACATCATAGGCTGGTTGTTCCCTATGCAATTGGGGCCCTTTACAATCACCCACTTGAGGGTCTCTTGCTCGATACTTTTGGTGGTGCCATCTCTTTCCTAGTCTCTGGAATGACTGCACGAACAGCTGTAATTTTCTTCTGTTTTGCTGTGATTAAAACTGTGGATGATCATTGTGGGCTATGGTTGCCTGGTAATATTTTCCATATATTTTTCTGGAATAACTCTGCTTATCATGACATCCATCATCAACTCCAAGGCACAAAGTATAACTACTCTCAGCCGTTCTTCGCCAACTGGGATAAGCTACTTGGAACTCATATGGCTTATGATCTTTTGAAGCGACCGGAGGGGGGTTTTGAGGTAAGGCTAAAGAAAGACTAG
- the LOC107962167 gene encoding pentatricopeptide repeat-containing protein At1g34160: MANLESLVQRCASFSHIKQLQAYFITTGIFNCRIRSKLLDLCAIAPFGSLSFAISVFHQIPTPFTNDFNAIIRGLMQSPQPSTAFAWYRAMLRGSFRVDALTCSFTLKACARVLAATESLQLHANIIRFGFMADALLGTTLLDLYAKVGNLSYARKVFDEMPQRDIASWNSLVFGLAQGSQASEALDLFKRMGVEGLKPNEVTVIGVLSACSHMGDFKGGQKIHGFIRNQKFDMNLQVCNALIDMYANCGFVDKAYGVFDDMGGRKCIVTWNTMIMAFAMDGDGCKALELFERMDGAGVQPDAVTYLTVLCACNHAGLVEDGVRLFNMMGKHGVEPNVKHYGCMVDLLGRAGRLKEAYDIINSMPMVPDVVLWQSLLGACRIYKDVEMAEIASRNLVEMGSTNCGDFVLLSNIYAAHERWNDVGKVRDAMKNTDVKKVPGFSYIEVDGLRHKFFTDDKSNARWKEIYAKLDEIRFKIKELGYVAETSFVLHDIGEEEKENQLCYHSEKLAVAFGLISTSKGTPIQVIKNLRICGDCHVVIKLVSKIYKRQIVVRDRVRFHKFKDGFCSCRDYW, from the coding sequence ATGGCCAATCTTGAGTCACTCGTACAGAGATGCGCGTCCTTCTCCCACATAAAGCAACTCCAAGCTTACTTCATCACAACCGGCATCTTCAACTGCCGCATTCGCTCCAAACTCCTCGATCTTTGTGCCATCGCCCCCTTTGGCTCTCTCTCCTTTGCTATCTCTGTTTTCCACCAAATCCCAACTCCTTTTACCAATGACTTCAATGCCATTATCCGCGGCCTGATGCAAAGCCCTCAACCCTCCACCGCTTTCGCATGGTACAGAGCCATGCTACGTGGATCTTTCAGAGTGGATGCCCTCACTTGCTCTTTCACTCTTAAAGCTTGCGCACGTGTCTTGGCTGCTACGGAGTCTCTTCAGCTTCATGCTAACATCATACGCTTTGGGTTCATGGCGGATGCTTTGTTAGGAACTACTTTGCTGGATCTGTATGCTAAGGTTGGCAATCTAAGTTATGCTAGGAAAGTGTTCGATGAAATGCCTCAAAGAGATATCGCCTCGTGGAATTCCTTGGTTTTCGGGTTGGCTCAAGGGAGCCAAGCGAGTGAAGCATTAGATTTGTTTAAGAGAATGGGAGTTGAAGGTTTAAAGCCTAATGAGGTAACGGTTATTGGTGTTCTTTCAGCGTGTTCGCATATGGGAGATTTTAAAGGAGGTCAAAAGATTCATGGGTTTATAAGGAACCAAAAGTTTGATATGAACCTGCAAGTTTGTAATGCGCTTATTGATATGTATGCAAATTGCGGATTTGTGGATAAGGCGTATGGTGTGTTTGATGACATGGGTGGTAGAAAGTGTATCGTTACATGGAATACTATGATCATGGCCTTTGCAATGGACGGAGATGGATGTAAAGCGCTGGAACTTTTTGAGCGAATGGATGGAGCTGGGGTGCAACCAGATGCTGTCACATATCTCACTGTGTTATGCGCTTGTAATCATGCTGGCCTGGTGGAGGATGGTGTGAGATTGTTTAATATGATGGGGAAGCATGGAGTGGAGCCTAATGTAAAGCATTATGGGTGTATGGTTGATTTGCTAGGTCGAGCCGGGAGGCTTAAAGAGGCTTATGATATTATCAATTCCATGCCAATGGTGCCTGACGTAGTGCTTTGGCAGAGTTTGCTTGGAGCTTGCCGGATTTACAAGGATGTGGAGATGGCAGAGATTGCTTCGAGGAATCTAGTAGAGATGGGGTCTACTAATTGCGGGGATTTCGTGTTGTTATCAAACATATATGCTGCGCATGAGAGATGGAATGACGTTGGTAAGGTGAGGGATGCTATGAAGAACACGGATGTGAAAAAGGTGCCTGGTTTTAGCTACATAGAGGTGGACGGTTTGAGGCACAAGTTTTTCACCGATGATAAGAGCAATGCCAGGTGGAAAGAGATATATGCGAAATTGGATGAGATCAGATTCAAGATTAAAGAGTTAGGCTACGTTGCAGAGACTAGTTTTGTTCTTCATGACATAGGGGAGGAGGAGAAGGAGAACCAACTGTGTTATCATAGCGAGAAGTTGGCAGTGGCCTTTGGCTTGATTAGTACGAGTAAAGGAACCCCAATTCAAGTGATCAAGAATCTTAGGATATGTGGAGATTGTCATGTTGTGATTAAGCTCGTATCAAAGATATATAAGCGACAAATTGTCGTGAGAGATCGAGTTCGGTTCCACAAATTTAAAGATGGATTTTGTTCTTGTAGAGATTACTGGTAA